Proteins encoded within one genomic window of Drosophila willistoni isolate 14030-0811.24 chromosome XL unlocalized genomic scaffold, UCI_dwil_1.1 Seg141, whole genome shotgun sequence:
- the LOC6649076 gene encoding keratin, type I cytoskeletal 9: protein MESKTKSIGQLLLLLVLISPPASPRPQLQSHYLRAVTAYRRLERTLPAEELHALTGIGVLNGARLAEQAMEEQLVAAIKKLLLQTDLQQSHRVASQINLIEQQLARDGKALDILGMAIDVLRKAKDEQEFRQELREVRYQHMEEELLKQEESANYVVETELGQRLGHLRTAILKQVPQMKVQLEDKIEKALKHIMEQATADGILAKASEKVKVKRAITPDQPDEMRMIKSILTEYNLQFVFSISKDDFRENLIEQRSDGANQKASPNNTKTELEEDEFDSLEKDLKLPNITAKNRPKIQTHAKQEEDGEKGAGGDSNELGDEDDADEGGGGGGGLVGLIGSLSGGEGGSDVGALIGALTGLISTLFGPGGLDIDALIGTSTSLLAGLLAGNKNFGTVLGSYVGTAFDGLSGGGGAINNGQFLGNFVGTVLASLSADPEEEGPPQPLTFTKNFVTSFLESKFRPVEGSEERHGSAELPRQKAKKDGGAAGGFDSGGFVKQVASHLVSNALSLLLNALLGSSGGAFHASAGIFSSSSSAHHGKPGAGAVH, encoded by the exons ATGGAGAGCAAAACGAAATCCATTGGGCAGTTGTTACTCCTGTTAGTCCTAATCAGTCCACCGGCTAGTCCTCGGCCCCAATTGCAGTCTCACTATTTGCGAGCTGTGACCGCGTACAGGCGTTTGGAAAGGACTCTGCCCGCAGAGGAATTGCATGCCCTGACTGGAATTGGTGTGCTAAATGGTGCCCGCCTCGCAGAGCAAGCCATGGAGGAGCAGCTGGTGGCTGCCATTAAGAAACTGCTACTGCAAACGGATCTACAGCAAAGCCACCGAGTGGCAAGCCAAATAAATCTTATTGAACAGCAGTTGGCAAGAGATGGCAAAGCATTGGACATACTTGGCATGGCCATCGATGTGCTGAGGAAGGCCAAAGATGAGCAGGAATTCCGACAAGAGTTACGCGAAGTGCGATATCAGCATATGGAGGAGGAGCTCTTGAAGCAAGAAGAATCGGCCAATTATGTGGTGGAAACGGAACTTGGCCAGAGATTGGGCCATCTGAGGACAGCTATACTAAAACAAGTGCCACAGATGAAAGTCCAATTGGAAGATAAAATTGAAAAGGCACTGAAACATATCATGGAACAGGCCACTGCCGATGGAATTCTGGCCAAGGCCAGCGAGAAGGTGAAAGTGAAGCGAGCAATCACACCAGATCAGCCCGATGAGATGCGTATGATTAAATCCATATTGACAGAG TATAACTTACAATTcgtattttcaatttcaaaggATGACTTTCGTGAGAATCTGATTGAGCAGCGTAGCGATGGAGCTAACCAAAAAGCAAGCCCAAATAATACCAAAACTGAACTAGAAGAAGATGAGTTTGACTCGTTGGAAAAGGATTTGAAA TTGCCAAATATTACAGCCAAGAACCGCCCCAAGATACAGACGCATGCCAAACAGGAGGAGGATGGCGAGAAGGGAGCTGGCGGTGATTCCAATGAATTGGGTGATGAGGACGATGCTGACGAaggcggtggtggtggcggtggtctAGTCGGACTCATTGGCAGTCTTAGCGGT GGCGAAGGCGGCTCCGATGTGGGAGCCCTAATTGGTGCCCTAACTGGCCTTATATCCACATTATTCGGT CCTGGCGGACTGGATATTGATGCATTAATTGGCACTTCGACTTCATTATTGGCGGGTCTCTTGGCGGGTAACAAGAATTTTGGCACCGTACTGGGCTCCTATGTGGGCACGGCATTCGATGGTCTCTCCGGCGGTGGTGGTGCG ATCAATAATGGACAATTCTTGGGAAATTTTGTGGGCACTGTGCTGGCTTCGTTAAGCGCT GATCCCGAAGAGGAAGGTCCACCCCAACCGTTGACATTCACCAAAAATTTCGTAACCAGTTTTCTCGAATCGAAATTTCGTCCGGTTGAAGGATCAGAGGAACGACATGGCAGCGCCGAATTGCCGCGGCAAAAGGCTAAAAAGGATGGCGGAGCTGCTGGAGGCTTCGATTCGGGAGGCTTTGTCAAGCAGGTGGCCTCGCATTTGGTCAGCAATGCCCTCAGTTTATTACTCAACGCCCTGTTGGGGTCATCGGGAGGAGCATTCCATGCATCCGCTGGCATATtctccagcagcagcagtgcaCATCATGGCAAGCCAGGAGCGGGTGCCGTCCATTAG